Proteins co-encoded in one Sporosarcina sp. FSL K6-1522 genomic window:
- a CDS encoding helix-turn-helix transcriptional regulator, with the protein MQNNIQELRKAKKLSQEEVAKLCNVTRQTINAVENNKYDPSLSLAFALADILETTVDELFKPEKN; encoded by the coding sequence ATGCAAAACAACATACAAGAACTTCGAAAAGCTAAAAAATTATCTCAAGAAGAAGTTGCTAAACTGTGCAATGTGACAAGGCAAACGATAAATGCCGTCGAAAATAACAAATACGATCCGTCACTATCGCTTGCGTTTGCCTTAGCTGATATCCTTGAAACAACTGTTGATGAGCTGTTTAAGCCAGAGAAGAACTAG
- a CDS encoding RNA polymerase sigma factor, which produces METNDWIQKIQAGDKESFRLFYEAYADYAIRTASAITRNREMAKDAVQETFIRVYRQIHSYQPELPFDPWFYRILTNECLRLLKKEAPLSKFEHPDLENDPALAEQSFDHLADLYDTIQSLDDAHRIPLILKYIKGFTEKEIADILGLNHNTVKSRLFKGRKRLKKQLNIEEDE; this is translated from the coding sequence ATGGAAACAAACGACTGGATACAAAAAATTCAAGCGGGCGATAAAGAATCCTTTCGCCTCTTTTACGAAGCCTATGCGGACTATGCCATCCGAACCGCTTCCGCCATTACACGCAATCGAGAAATGGCGAAAGATGCTGTGCAGGAAACATTTATCCGCGTGTATCGACAAATTCATAGTTATCAGCCAGAACTACCATTCGATCCGTGGTTCTATCGAATTTTGACAAACGAGTGTCTGCGATTATTGAAAAAAGAGGCTCCTCTTTCCAAATTCGAACATCCTGATTTAGAAAATGACCCTGCCCTTGCCGAGCAATCTTTCGATCATCTCGCCGACCTATACGATACGATTCAATCGCTCGATGACGCACATCGAATCCCACTCATCTTGAAATATATAAAAGGCTTTACTGAAAAAGAAATTGCAGACATTCTCGGGCTCAATCACAACACGGTAAAATCACGATTATTTAAAGGGCGAAAACGGCTCAAAAAACAATTGAATATAGAGGAGGACGAGTGA
- a CDS encoding NADPH-dependent FMN reductase gives MKIVALVGSLRENSFNMQLVKTIQKRYRTLFDVEIADIGILPHYNEDDEHAPSEEVKWYKQQIVEADAVIISTPEFNWSIPGVLQNALDWLSRVERPLVGKPVLPMGVSQGALGTVRAQLHLRQVLMSMGINANILPPAGNEIFIGAAGQKFQDGELTDEATLQFLDQVMDNFVAFVKEETK, from the coding sequence ATGAAGATTGTGGCACTTGTCGGGAGCTTACGTGAAAACTCATTCAATATGCAGTTGGTGAAAACGATTCAGAAAAGATATCGTACACTGTTTGACGTGGAAATCGCGGATATCGGGATTCTGCCGCATTACAACGAAGATGATGAGCATGCACCTTCAGAAGAAGTGAAGTGGTATAAACAGCAAATTGTAGAAGCGGATGCGGTCATAATTAGCACACCTGAATTCAACTGGTCGATACCGGGCGTACTACAAAATGCATTGGATTGGCTATCAAGAGTGGAACGACCACTTGTTGGGAAGCCGGTTCTACCGATGGGTGTCTCTCAAGGAGCGCTTGGCACAGTGAGGGCACAATTACATTTGCGCCAAGTATTAATGAGCATGGGCATTAACGCCAATATTTTACCACCGGCAGGCAATGAAATTTTCATCGGCGCAGCGGGGCAAAAATTTCAAGACGGCGAATTGACAGATGAAGCAACATTACAGTTTTTAGATCAAGTCATGGATAATTTTGTTGCGTTTGTTAAAGAAGAAACGAAGTAA
- a CDS encoding M55 family metallopeptidase, producing the protein MKIYVSVDMEGITGLPDYTFVDSARHNYERARRIMTEEANVIIRAALDKGAKQVLVNDSHSKMNNLLVEELHPEADFITGDLKPLSMVQSIDESFEGAIFAGYHARAGQPGVMSHSMVFAVRKMFINDVEIGELGFNAYVAGHFGVPVILVAGDDGACREAEALIPGVVTAAVKQSISRSAVQTLHPQKAHALLEVKTTEAIAKRKTIQPLVPPENPVLRIEFTNYGQAEWAALMPGCEIEPGTTTVKFEARDIIEAYRAMLVMIELALQTKFC; encoded by the coding sequence ATGAAAATCTACGTATCTGTGGATATGGAAGGCATTACAGGGTTACCAGACTACACGTTTGTGGATTCGGCCCGACACAATTATGAGCGAGCACGGCGGATTATGACAGAGGAAGCGAATGTGATTATTCGTGCGGCATTGGACAAAGGGGCAAAGCAAGTTCTTGTGAATGACAGCCATTCGAAAATGAATAACTTGCTCGTTGAAGAACTGCATCCGGAAGCGGATTTTATTACGGGTGATTTGAAACCACTTTCGATGGTTCAGTCGATTGATGAATCGTTTGAAGGGGCTATTTTTGCGGGATACCATGCACGTGCGGGACAGCCGGGTGTCATGAGCCATTCGATGGTTTTTGCGGTACGTAAGATGTTTATCAATGATGTTGAAATTGGGGAATTGGGCTTCAATGCTTATGTTGCAGGCCATTTTGGTGTGCCGGTCATACTGGTAGCTGGCGATGACGGCGCGTGTCGTGAAGCGGAAGCACTCATTCCGGGCGTTGTGACGGCAGCAGTCAAGCAGTCGATTTCGAGATCAGCTGTGCAAACCTTGCATCCTCAAAAAGCGCATGCATTGCTAGAAGTGAAAACGACTGAGGCGATTGCCAAGCGAAAAACAATTCAGCCGCTTGTGCCGCCTGAAAATCCGGTACTGCGCATTGAATTTACCAATTATGGACAAGCAGAATGGGCGGCGCTGATGCCGGGTTGTGAAATTGAGCCGGGAACGACAACGGTGAAATTCGAAGCGAGGGACATTATTGAGGCTTATCGTGCAATGCTTGTTATGATTGAGTTGGCATTGCAAACAAAGTTTTGCTGA
- a CDS encoding LD-carboxypeptidase, whose amino-acid sequence MRLRPERLAVGDTVGIIAPASPPNRENLQRALAFLEELGLKYKMGKHVDKVNGHLAGTDAQRAEDFHAMFEDDSIKGIICAGGGYGTARFAQSIDYQLVKEHPKIFWGYSDITYLHSALGKYSDIVTFHGPMLASDVGKDSFQDLSKKMFQQLFMPMELHYTEAISPLTTLSEGSARGELVGGNLSLITSAIGTKYELDMKGKLLLIEDVGEAPYRIDGMLNQLKLAGKLDEVQGVVVGDFSKVDREKKDNSQTIDEVFDHYLGNLNKPVVKGFKIGHCQPHFAVPLGVEAKLDATAKTLTVLPGVQ is encoded by the coding sequence ATGCGATTAAGACCAGAAAGACTCGCTGTAGGTGATACGGTTGGCATTATTGCACCAGCAAGTCCGCCGAATAGAGAGAACTTGCAACGGGCATTGGCCTTTTTAGAAGAACTTGGCTTGAAGTATAAAATGGGTAAACATGTCGACAAGGTCAATGGACATTTGGCAGGAACTGATGCGCAACGAGCCGAGGATTTCCATGCGATGTTTGAAGATGACAGTATCAAAGGGATTATCTGTGCGGGTGGCGGGTACGGAACGGCTCGTTTTGCACAAAGTATCGACTATCAATTGGTTAAAGAACATCCGAAAATCTTCTGGGGATATAGCGATATTACGTATTTACATAGTGCCCTAGGGAAGTATTCGGATATTGTGACGTTCCATGGTCCGATGCTGGCATCAGATGTAGGGAAAGATTCATTCCAGGATTTATCCAAGAAGATGTTCCAGCAATTGTTTATGCCGATGGAATTGCATTATACAGAGGCAATTTCACCATTGACAACGCTATCCGAGGGAAGTGCGAGGGGCGAGTTAGTAGGAGGAAATCTCTCACTCATAACGAGTGCAATTGGTACGAAGTACGAACTCGATATGAAGGGCAAACTGCTCTTAATCGAGGATGTTGGGGAAGCACCTTATCGTATTGATGGCATGTTGAATCAGTTGAAGCTAGCAGGGAAATTGGATGAAGTGCAAGGGGTTGTCGTTGGGGATTTCTCAAAAGTAGATCGGGAGAAAAAGGACAACTCGCAGACGATCGACGAGGTATTCGATCATTATTTAGGGAATCTCAATAAGCCTGTTGTCAAAGGATTTAAGATTGGTCATTGCCAACCGCATTTTGCTGTGCCGTTGGGAGTAGAGGCAAAGTTAGATGCAACTGCAAAAACGTTAACAGTACTTCCAGGTGTTCAATAA
- a CDS encoding dipeptidase, which produces MQIIDLHCDALLKLYESKGKVKFRDSLELDTNYERLVAGGVKVQAFAIFIYPDIKSDQKFQVALDQIHYFYTDVLANNPNMKHIKEWSDFDQLKEGEIGAVLTLEGVDAIGNDLQKLSILHQLGVRSIGLTWNNANLAADGAGEPRGAGLTTFGKEIVQFNNDHKILTDVSHLCEKAFWDVMEEARYPIASHSNARALCNHVRNLHDEQAKAMFEKNGLIHVVYCPQFVKEQGDVTIDDLIKHIDHFCALGGEKQIGLGSDFDGIMTKVQGLEDASKYPNLINELLKRYSEDTVKGFAYQNFLDYRPK; this is translated from the coding sequence ATGCAAATTATTGACTTACATTGTGATGCATTGTTAAAACTCTATGAATCTAAGGGGAAAGTGAAGTTTCGGGATTCTCTGGAACTGGATACCAACTATGAGAGACTTGTGGCGGGGGGCGTAAAAGTACAAGCATTCGCGATTTTCATTTACCCAGACATCAAGTCGGATCAAAAGTTCCAAGTTGCGTTAGATCAAATCCATTATTTCTACACGGATGTCCTAGCAAATAATCCGAATATGAAACATATTAAGGAATGGAGCGATTTCGATCAGCTTAAAGAGGGGGAAATCGGGGCGGTACTAACGCTTGAAGGCGTAGATGCAATCGGCAATGACTTGCAAAAGCTATCCATTCTTCATCAGTTGGGTGTTCGTTCGATTGGGCTGACATGGAATAATGCGAACTTGGCTGCAGATGGTGCAGGGGAGCCACGTGGAGCTGGTCTGACAACATTCGGGAAAGAAATTGTGCAGTTTAACAACGACCATAAAATCTTGACGGACGTCTCTCATTTATGCGAAAAAGCTTTTTGGGATGTCATGGAGGAAGCACGCTATCCGATTGCTAGCCATTCCAACGCGCGGGCGCTCTGCAATCATGTCCGTAATTTACATGATGAGCAAGCGAAAGCGATGTTTGAGAAAAATGGCCTGATCCATGTCGTCTACTGTCCGCAATTTGTGAAGGAGCAAGGAGACGTAACGATTGATGATTTAATCAAACATATTGATCACTTCTGTGCATTAGGAGGAGAAAAGCAAATCGGATTAGGCTCGGACTTCGATGGTATTATGACGAAAGTTCAAGGACTAGAAGATGCATCTAAGTATCCGAACTTAATCAACGAATTGCTGAAACGTTACAGTGAAGATACAGTGAAAGGCTTTGCTTATCAAAACTTCTTAGATTATCGTCCGAAGTAA
- a CDS encoding DUF3899 domain-containing protein encodes MTKNKLLVPLFIIPIVLLLFFILFSTSQIVTFLDILFYLGLILLVVGSALLIIQEGFFTAFLKNSRRFFSAVNKREQAIQHGEGRGREGGTYVKRFPFLTSLLSLGGYYFVLSVAASFVVVYFGR; translated from the coding sequence ATGACAAAAAATAAACTGCTTGTCCCATTATTCATCATTCCAATTGTACTATTACTTTTTTTCATCCTTTTTTCGACAAGCCAAATTGTTACCTTTTTAGATATCCTTTTCTATCTAGGCCTCATTTTACTCGTCGTCGGTAGTGCATTACTTATCATCCAAGAAGGCTTTTTCACGGCCTTTCTCAAAAATTCTAGGCGATTCTTTTCCGCTGTGAATAAACGTGAACAAGCGATTCAGCATGGCGAGGGAAGAGGCCGCGAAGGCGGGACGTATGTCAAACGCTTTCCGTTCTTAACATCCCTGCTCTCCCTCGGTGGCTACTACTTTGTATTGAGCGTGGCTGCCTCGTTCGTCGTCGTTTACTTCGGACGATAA
- a CDS encoding peptide ABC transporter substrate-binding protein, whose translation MKRKTWLGFMFLAIFALLVSGCNFSSTEKDTGDKKDDGEKKEDGKVAQVLNLGVTADIPTLDSTKAHDAIAFDVLNNVNEGLFRQDENNQPVPILAEQHEKSEDGTVHTFTIKESTWANGEPVTAADFEYAWKRVMKEAGPYNYMLVTAGIKNAEPIMDEEMDAAELGVKAIDEKTLEVTLESANPLFETLLAFPTFFPQNQKFVEEQGDQYALEPENILSNGPFKLTNWTHEQSWKMVKNDTYWDAANVKLDEVNTIVVKDPSAGANLYETGKVDRVRLTSALIDQYADNKDFNIEQESGIVFLRFNHNHEILKNPDIRRAIGMAIDRQGLTDVILKDGSAPLYGVVAGGFYFSPEKKDYRELNGDFNKGTVEEAKALWEKALADTGQKELTVSLNIADSDEMKKVAEYLQAQLEDNLPGFKLEIKAVPFAQRLEIEKAIEYELSLSTWGPDYSDPMTYLDMWVNGSSSNRMDYSNPKIDELVQQARVETDLSKRYELLLSIEKVLLEEDYAIAPLYQRGAAILKRDTVQNLVKHPSGAEFTYKGAYIE comes from the coding sequence ATGAAGAGAAAAACGTGGTTGGGGTTCATGTTTTTAGCAATATTTGCGTTGCTTGTTTCAGGTTGTAACTTTAGTTCAACAGAAAAAGACACAGGCGACAAGAAAGATGATGGAGAGAAAAAGGAAGACGGCAAGGTAGCACAAGTGTTGAACTTGGGCGTAACGGCTGATATTCCTACACTAGATTCTACAAAAGCACATGACGCGATTGCATTTGACGTATTGAATAACGTCAATGAGGGGCTATTCCGTCAAGACGAAAACAATCAGCCTGTTCCGATTCTAGCTGAACAGCATGAAAAAAGTGAAGATGGCACAGTTCATACATTTACAATTAAAGAATCAACTTGGGCTAATGGTGAGCCTGTAACGGCTGCTGACTTTGAATATGCATGGAAACGTGTCATGAAAGAAGCGGGCCCATACAACTACATGCTTGTAACTGCAGGTATTAAAAATGCTGAGCCGATTATGGATGAGGAAATGGATGCAGCGGAGCTAGGCGTTAAAGCAATTGATGAAAAAACGCTTGAAGTAACGCTTGAAAGTGCAAATCCATTGTTTGAAACGCTACTGGCGTTCCCAACATTCTTCCCACAAAACCAAAAGTTTGTTGAAGAGCAAGGAGATCAGTATGCGCTTGAACCTGAAAACATTTTGTCTAATGGACCGTTTAAACTAACGAATTGGACGCACGAACAAAGCTGGAAAATGGTTAAAAACGATACGTATTGGGATGCAGCGAATGTAAAGCTTGATGAAGTCAATACGATTGTTGTCAAAGATCCTTCTGCGGGTGCAAACTTATATGAAACGGGTAAAGTTGACCGCGTTAGGCTAACATCTGCATTGATCGATCAATATGCGGATAATAAAGATTTCAATATTGAACAAGAGTCAGGCATCGTATTTTTACGCTTTAACCATAATCATGAAATATTGAAAAATCCGGACATTCGCCGCGCAATTGGTATGGCAATTGACCGTCAAGGTTTGACAGATGTCATTCTAAAAGACGGTTCTGCACCACTATATGGCGTAGTTGCAGGAGGATTCTACTTCTCACCTGAGAAAAAAGATTACCGTGAATTGAATGGTGATTTCAATAAGGGAACAGTTGAAGAAGCGAAAGCGCTTTGGGAAAAAGCGCTGGCTGACACTGGTCAAAAAGAATTGACTGTGTCACTCAATATCGCGGATTCTGATGAAATGAAAAAAGTAGCAGAATACCTACAAGCTCAATTGGAGGATAATCTACCAGGCTTCAAATTGGAGATTAAAGCAGTACCTTTCGCACAACGTCTTGAAATTGAAAAAGCGATCGAATATGAATTGTCTCTGTCTACATGGGGACCTGACTATAGTGACCCGATGACATATCTTGATATGTGGGTAAACGGTAGTTCTTCTAACCGTATGGACTACAGCAATCCGAAAATCGACGAGCTTGTTCAGCAAGCACGTGTAGAGACAGATCTAAGCAAGCGTTATGAACTCCTTCTTAGCATTGAAAAAGTGCTATTGGAAGAAGATTATGCAATTGCACCACTTTACCAACGCGGTGCTGCAATTCTAAAACGTGACACAGTGCAAAATCTTGTCAAACATCCATCTGGAGCAGAATTCACTTACAAAGGTGCTTATATCGAATAA
- a CDS encoding ABC transporter permease — MKGYIVKRFGFMIITLFIITTATFFLMQLLPGTPFSNPEKLSEKQLMILNAKYGLDQPAAIQYLRYLGNLVQGDFGYSFQYEGRTVESMIVDRIGPSAMIGLQALVFGTIVGLVLGIISALRHNTILDYGAVTLAVLGMSIPSFVFAALLQYFVGVKWGILPVALWESYASTILPSFALSVTVIATVARFIRSEMLEVLGQDYVTTARAKGLRELTVISKHVIRNALIPVVTMLGPLAVSIMTGTLVIEKIFAVPGLGEQFTLSILVLDYSVIMGITLFYSALFIVVVFIVDILYGLLDPRIDYKQGGQA, encoded by the coding sequence TTGAAGGGCTACATAGTGAAACGATTTGGCTTTATGATTATCACATTGTTTATCATTACGACCGCGACGTTCTTTCTCATGCAATTACTACCAGGGACGCCATTTAGCAATCCTGAGAAATTGTCAGAGAAGCAGCTGATGATTTTGAATGCCAAGTATGGATTGGACCAGCCGGCCGCAATCCAATATCTCCGCTATTTGGGGAATTTAGTGCAAGGTGATTTTGGTTATTCTTTCCAGTATGAAGGTCGAACTGTCGAAAGTATGATTGTCGATCGAATCGGTCCTTCGGCAATGATTGGTTTACAAGCCCTTGTTTTTGGGACGATTGTCGGGCTTGTATTGGGGATTATATCTGCGCTAAGACATAATACGATTCTTGACTACGGGGCTGTAACGCTTGCGGTGCTTGGGATGTCGATTCCATCATTCGTATTTGCGGCATTGCTACAGTATTTTGTTGGGGTGAAGTGGGGGATTTTACCTGTCGCTTTATGGGAAAGTTATGCCAGTACCATTTTACCGTCCTTTGCGCTTTCTGTGACGGTTATTGCGACGGTCGCCCGATTTATACGCAGTGAAATGCTTGAAGTATTAGGACAGGATTATGTGACAACGGCTAGGGCAAAAGGCTTGCGTGAACTAACGGTGATCTCGAAGCACGTCATTCGAAATGCACTCATTCCTGTTGTGACGATGCTGGGTCCACTAGCAGTTTCAATTATGACTGGAACCTTAGTCATTGAAAAAATCTTTGCTGTTCCAGGGCTTGGAGAACAGTTTACATTATCGATTCTTGTTCTCGACTACAGCGTAATTATGGGTATCACGTTATTTTACAGCGCGCTATTTATCGTTGTTGTGTTCATCGTCGATATTTTATATGGGCTACTAGATCCCCGAATTGATTATAAACAGGGGGGACAGGCATGA
- the opp3C gene encoding oligopeptide ABC transporter permease: protein MSKSTIDQQESIVKERVDAHEITADLFVPAPLDPEKNEEITTPSVSFWQEAFHRLFKNKGAVISLVVLIALIVLALVGPLLNEHTYRSQNLVHSNLPAKVPGLEWLGFNGKDVKGVDVYETRGIEENYWFGTDEFGRDLWTRVWKGTQISLFIALVAAALDLVIGVVYGGISSFYGGRVDNLMQRIIEVLMGIPNLIIIILFILILEPGITSIILAMVITGWVGMARVVRGQILQLKGQEFVLASQTLGASNFRLISRHLLPNVMGPIIVTIMFTIPTAIFFEAFLSFIGLGLQAPQASLGVLIEDGYKSMRYFAYKLVFPAIVISAIMICFNLLADGLRDALDPKMRK, encoded by the coding sequence ATGAGTAAAAGTACAATTGATCAACAAGAATCCATTGTAAAAGAACGAGTAGATGCACATGAAATTACTGCGGATTTATTTGTACCGGCGCCATTAGATCCAGAAAAAAATGAAGAAATTACAACGCCGTCTGTGTCATTTTGGCAAGAGGCGTTCCATCGCTTATTCAAAAATAAAGGAGCGGTTATTTCTCTTGTTGTACTTATAGCGCTAATCGTGTTGGCGCTTGTGGGTCCGTTGCTGAACGAGCATACGTATCGAAGCCAAAACTTGGTCCATTCCAATTTACCTGCCAAAGTCCCTGGACTTGAGTGGCTTGGGTTTAACGGAAAGGACGTAAAGGGCGTTGATGTGTATGAAACGAGAGGGATAGAAGAGAACTATTGGTTCGGAACGGATGAATTCGGCCGTGATTTGTGGACGAGGGTGTGGAAGGGGACGCAAATTTCCTTATTCATCGCACTCGTCGCAGCGGCTTTGGATTTAGTCATTGGTGTTGTCTATGGCGGTATTTCCTCGTTTTACGGAGGGCGAGTAGACAATCTTATGCAGCGGATTATCGAAGTATTAATGGGTATTCCGAATTTGATTATCATTATTTTGTTTATCCTGATTCTTGAACCGGGGATTACGTCGATTATTTTGGCGATGGTCATAACCGGTTGGGTAGGGATGGCGAGGGTTGTACGCGGACAAATTTTGCAGTTGAAAGGTCAAGAATTTGTTTTAGCCTCTCAAACGCTGGGGGCATCGAATTTCCGCCTCATTAGTAGACATTTGCTGCCGAACGTCATGGGTCCGATTATTGTAACTATCATGTTTACCATTCCGACAGCGATTTTCTTTGAAGCCTTTTTAAGTTTTATCGGTTTAGGATTGCAGGCACCGCAAGCTTCGCTTGGGGTTTTGATTGAAGATGGTTATAAATCAATGAGGTATTTTGCATACAAACTCGTTTTCCCGGCGATTGTTATTAGTGCGATTATGATTTGCTTCAACTTGTTGGCTGATGGATTACGGGATGCGTTAGATCCAAAAATGAGAAAATAA
- a CDS encoding ABC transporter ATP-binding protein produces MKEEILSVDNLHISFQTQTGTVAAVRGVNFKLNKGETLAIVGESGSGKSVTAKSIMRLLPKHNTIIPQGNIAYEGLDLLKLSVTDMQKVRGSDISMVFQDPMTSLNPTMKIGKQIMEGLIKHQSMTKKEAKERALQMLQLVGIPNAEARLEAYPHQFSGGMRQRVVIAMALACNPKVLIADEPTTALDVTIQAQILRLMKDLQEKMDTAIVLITHDLGVVANMADRVAVMYAGEVVEQGALDEIFYEPQHPYTLGLLRSMPNLDASRSEPLIPIPGSPPDLATLGTGCPFAARCPYTMKVCHNFHPETTQLNDSHAVSCWLQDPRTPAEHVPETVGSAKS; encoded by the coding sequence ATGAAAGAAGAGATTTTGTCAGTTGACAATTTACACATATCCTTCCAGACCCAAACCGGTACGGTGGCGGCTGTAAGAGGTGTGAACTTCAAGTTGAATAAAGGAGAAACGCTGGCGATTGTAGGGGAGTCGGGTTCTGGGAAATCGGTTACTGCCAAGTCCATCATGCGTTTACTACCAAAACATAATACGATTATTCCGCAAGGGAATATTGCGTACGAAGGTCTAGATCTTTTGAAATTATCGGTAACGGATATGCAGAAAGTTCGAGGCTCTGATATCTCCATGGTGTTTCAAGATCCAATGACGTCTTTAAATCCAACGATGAAAATTGGTAAGCAAATTATGGAGGGGCTTATTAAGCACCAAAGTATGACGAAGAAAGAGGCGAAGGAACGGGCATTGCAAATGTTGCAGCTCGTTGGAATTCCGAATGCGGAAGCGCGACTTGAAGCGTATCCGCACCAATTTTCCGGTGGAATGCGACAACGGGTTGTTATTGCAATGGCACTTGCCTGTAATCCGAAAGTATTGATAGCAGATGAGCCGACGACAGCGCTTGACGTGACGATCCAAGCGCAAATTTTACGATTGATGAAAGATTTGCAAGAAAAGATGGACACGGCTATTGTGCTGATAACACATGATTTAGGTGTCGTGGCGAATATGGCTGATCGTGTGGCTGTGATGTATGCAGGTGAAGTGGTAGAGCAAGGGGCGTTGGATGAAATATTTTATGAGCCGCAGCATCCGTATACATTAGGTCTTTTACGTTCAATGCCGAACTTGGATGCGAGTCGTTCAGAGCCGCTTATTCCGATTCCGGGTTCACCGCCAGATTTAGCGACATTAGGCACGGGCTGTCCGTTTGCGGCCCGCTGTCCATATACGATGAAGGTCTGTCATAACTTCCATCCGGAAACGACGCAATTGAATGATAGTCACGCTGTGTCGTGTTGGCTACAAGACCCGAGGACGCCAGCAGAGCATGTCCCGGAAACAGTTGGGAGTGCAAAATCATGA
- a CDS encoding oligopeptide/dipeptide ABC transporter ATP-binding protein translates to MSQSEDLLVVKDLKKHFKLDKKSTLKAIDGVSFTIKRGETLGLVGESGCGKSTVGRTITQIYDPTAGEILFNGEGVHAKSSAAERKEKKRSMQMIFQDPYSSLNPRMTVMEIISEGLLIHAPELSTQQREEKVNALLELVGLNKKHSQRYPHEFSGGQRQRIGIARALAVEPEFIVADEPIAALDVSIQAQIVNLLKQLQNEQGLTFLFIAHDLSMVKYISDRIAVMYLGKIVELTESETLYEKPLHPYSEALLSAIPLPDPNLERTRKQIVLTGDVPSPIDIPSGCRFRTRCPKAMDVCSKLEPTFAEVEQGHFVACHLHDEQVMAREDAVPLHKELS, encoded by the coding sequence ATGAGCCAGAGTGAAGATCTGTTAGTCGTTAAAGACTTGAAAAAACATTTTAAATTAGATAAGAAAAGTACGTTGAAAGCCATTGACGGCGTTAGTTTCACCATTAAAAGAGGCGAGACGTTAGGCCTAGTCGGGGAATCAGGATGTGGAAAGTCTACGGTAGGGCGGACGATTACGCAAATCTATGATCCGACAGCAGGTGAAATTCTTTTTAATGGGGAAGGCGTGCATGCGAAAAGTAGTGCGGCGGAGCGGAAAGAAAAGAAACGCAGTATGCAAATGATTTTCCAAGACCCTTACTCATCGCTCAATCCACGGATGACGGTCATGGAAATTATTTCAGAAGGACTGCTCATTCACGCACCAGAACTATCCACTCAGCAACGTGAAGAGAAGGTCAATGCACTATTAGAGCTTGTCGGCTTGAACAAAAAGCATTCGCAGCGTTATCCACATGAATTTAGCGGAGGGCAACGACAACGGATTGGTATTGCACGCGCGTTGGCGGTCGAGCCGGAGTTTATCGTGGCGGACGAGCCGATTGCGGCACTGGATGTGTCGATTCAAGCGCAAATTGTGAACTTGTTGAAGCAGTTGCAAAACGAGCAAGGACTCACTTTTCTATTTATCGCACATGATTTGTCGATGGTGAAATATATTAGTGATCGGATTGCTGTGATGTATCTTGGGAAGATTGTCGAGTTGACGGAAAGTGAAACGCTTTACGAGAAACCGTTGCATCCTTATTCGGAGGCATTGCTGTCAGCGATCCCATTGCCTGACCCGAATCTAGAGCGCACGCGGAAACAAATTGTTTTAACGGGCGATGTGCCAAGTCCAATTGATATTCCAAGCGGTTGTCGATTCCGAACGAGATGTCCAAAAGCGATGGATGTTTGTTCGAAATTGGAGCCGACATTTGCGGAAGTAGAACAAGGTCATTTTGTTGCGTGTCATCTTCACGATGAGCAAGTGATGGCGCGAGAAGATGCAGTTCCATTACATAAAGAGTTGTCCTGA